One region of Enterobacter ludwigii genomic DNA includes:
- the paaI gene encoding hydroxyphenylacetyl-CoA thioesterase PaaI, producing MSPNAWHNARTMYEKDACAQALGIDIIEMDEGYAVVTMTITPHMLNGHKTCHGGQLFSLADTAFAYACNSQGLAAVASGCSIDFLRPGFAGDTLTATARVKHQGKLTGVYDIEIQNQQQKTVALFRGKSHRIGGSVTGEA from the coding sequence ATGAGTCCTAACGCCTGGCATAACGCCCGCACGATGTACGAAAAGGACGCCTGCGCGCAGGCGCTGGGAATCGACATCATTGAAATGGACGAAGGCTATGCGGTGGTGACGATGACCATCACCCCGCATATGCTAAACGGCCACAAAACCTGTCACGGCGGACAGCTTTTCTCGCTGGCGGACACCGCCTTTGCCTACGCCTGCAACAGCCAGGGGCTGGCGGCGGTCGCCTCCGGTTGCTCGATTGATTTTCTGCGTCCGGGCTTTGCCGGGGATACGCTGACCGCCACCGCGCGGGTAAAGCATCAGGGCAAACTCACCGGCGTGTATGACATTGAAATTCAGAATCAACAACAGAAAACCGTCGCCCTTTTTCGCGGAAAATCGCACCGCATTGGCGGCAGTGTGACAGGAGAAGCCTGA
- a CDS encoding 2,3-dehydroadipyl-CoA hydratase, with protein sequence MSELIVTRHGRVLQLTLNRPAARNALNNSLLTQIAEQLEAAACDSGISACVIYGNERCFAAGADLNEMADKDLPATLNDIRPQLWKRIDAFNKPLIAAVNGFALGAGCELALLCDVVIAGDNARFGLPEIILGIMPGAGGTQRLIRSVGKSLASKMVLTGESLSAQQALSAGLVSDVFPVSLTLEYALKQAALMARHSPLALQAAKQALRQSQEVPLQAGLAQERQLFTLLSATEDRREGINAFLQKRTPDFKGR encoded by the coding sequence ATGAGCGAACTGATTGTCACCCGCCATGGCCGCGTGTTGCAGCTGACGCTGAACCGTCCGGCGGCACGCAACGCCCTCAACAATTCGCTGCTGACGCAGATTGCGGAACAGCTTGAGGCGGCGGCCTGTGATAGCGGCATTTCTGCCTGCGTTATTTATGGCAACGAGCGCTGCTTCGCGGCCGGGGCGGATCTCAACGAAATGGCAGATAAAGACTTGCCGGCCACGTTGAACGATATCCGTCCGCAGCTGTGGAAGCGGATAGACGCATTTAACAAACCGCTGATTGCCGCCGTGAACGGCTTCGCGCTGGGGGCTGGATGTGAACTGGCACTGCTGTGCGACGTGGTGATCGCCGGGGATAACGCGCGTTTCGGTCTGCCGGAAATCATCCTCGGGATTATGCCTGGCGCGGGCGGCACGCAGCGCCTCATTCGCAGCGTGGGTAAATCCCTCGCCAGCAAAATGGTGCTGACCGGGGAAAGTCTCTCCGCGCAACAGGCGCTGAGTGCTGGGCTGGTCAGCGATGTGTTCCCGGTCTCCCTGACGCTGGAGTATGCCCTGAAGCAGGCGGCATTGATGGCGCGTCATTCGCCGCTGGCATTGCAGGCCGCGAAACAGGCGCTGCGCCAGTCTCAGGAAGTGCCATTGCAGGCAGGATTGGCACAGGAACGTCAGCTTTTTACGCTGCTTTCCGCGACCGAAGACCGCCGGGAAGGTATCAATGCCTTCTTACAGAAACGCACCCCCGACTTTAAAGGACGCTAA
- the paaF gene encoding phenylacetate--CoA ligase, which produces MTNTTKLDPIETASLDELQALQTERLKWTLHHAYNNVPMYKRKFDAAGVHPDDFKELADIRKFPCTTKQDLRDNYPFDTFAVPMEQVVRIHASSGTTGKPTVVGYTQNDIDTWANLVARSLRAAGGSAKDKIHVAYGYGLFTGGLGAHYGAERLGATVIPMSGGQTEKQAQLIRDFQPDMIMVTPSYCLNLIEELERQMGGDASTCSLRVGVFGAEPWTQAMRREIEKRLGITALDIYGLSEVMGPGVAMECIETADGPTIWEDHFYPEIVNPNDGTPLNDGEQGELLFTTLTKEALPVIRYRTRDLTRLLPATARSMRRMDRISGRSDDMLIIRGVNVFPSQLEEEIVKFEHLSPHYQLEVNRRGHLDSLSVKVELKESSLTLTHEQRCQVCHQLRHRIKSMVGISTDVMIVNCGSIPRSEGKACRVFDLRKVAANG; this is translated from the coding sequence ATGACAAATACAACAAAGCTTGACCCGATCGAAACAGCATCCCTTGACGAATTACAGGCCCTTCAGACCGAGCGTCTGAAATGGACGCTGCACCACGCCTATAACAACGTACCGATGTACAAACGCAAGTTTGACGCAGCGGGCGTTCACCCTGACGATTTCAAAGAGCTGGCGGATATCCGTAAATTCCCGTGCACGACCAAGCAGGACCTGCGGGATAACTATCCGTTCGATACCTTTGCCGTACCGATGGAGCAGGTAGTGCGTATTCACGCCTCCTCAGGCACTACCGGCAAGCCAACGGTGGTGGGTTATACCCAAAATGATATCGACACCTGGGCCAATCTGGTGGCCCGCTCCCTGCGCGCCGCGGGCGGCAGTGCAAAAGACAAAATTCACGTGGCCTATGGTTACGGGTTGTTTACCGGCGGTCTGGGCGCGCATTACGGTGCGGAACGTTTAGGCGCAACGGTGATCCCGATGTCGGGTGGTCAGACGGAGAAGCAGGCGCAGCTTATCCGGGATTTCCAGCCAGATATGATCATGGTGACGCCATCCTACTGCCTTAACCTGATTGAAGAACTGGAACGCCAGATGGGCGGCGATGCCAGTACCTGTTCTCTTCGTGTGGGCGTGTTCGGCGCCGAGCCGTGGACGCAGGCCATGCGCCGTGAGATTGAAAAACGGCTAGGGATCACAGCGCTGGATATTTATGGTCTTTCTGAAGTGATGGGCCCCGGCGTGGCGATGGAGTGTATCGAAACTGCCGATGGTCCGACCATCTGGGAAGATCATTTCTATCCGGAGATCGTCAACCCGAACGACGGCACGCCGCTTAATGACGGCGAGCAGGGTGAACTGCTGTTTACCACGCTGACGAAAGAGGCGCTGCCGGTGATCCGCTACCGTACCCGTGACCTGACACGCCTGCTGCCAGCAACCGCGCGCAGTATGCGTCGTATGGACCGGATCAGCGGTCGCAGTGACGATATGCTGATCATCCGTGGCGTCAACGTCTTCCCGTCGCAGCTGGAAGAGGAAATTGTGAAGTTCGAACATCTCTCGCCGCATTACCAGCTGGAGGTGAACCGTCGCGGACATCTTGATTCACTTTCCGTGAAGGTGGAGCTGAAAGAGAGCAGCCTGACGCTGACGCACGAACAGCGTTGCCAGGTGTGCCACCAGTTGCGCCACCGCATTAAATCCATGGTCGGGATTTCAACCGACGTGATGATCGTTAACTGCGGCAGTATCCCTCGCTCAGAGGGGAAAGCCTGCCGGGTGTTTGATTTGCGTAAAGTCGCGGCCAACGGCTGA
- the pcaF gene encoding 3-oxoadipyl-CoA thiolase: protein MRDAFICDGVRTPVGRYGGALSAVRADDLGAVPLRALLARYPQLDLERIDDVILGCANQAGEDNRNVARMSSLLAGLPQTVSGTTINRLCGSGLDAIGFAARAIKAGDGDLLLAGGVESMSRAPFVMGKATAAFQRQAEIFDTTIGWRFVNPLMHQHFGTDSMPETAENVAELLNISRADQDAFALRSQQRTARAQQNGILAQEIVPVLVPGKKGAVTECSVDEHPRADTTLEQLAGLKTPFRKNGVVTAGNASGVNDGAAALIVASEQMALAQGLVPRTRIVAMATAGVEPRLMGLGPVPATRKVLERAGLSINDMDVIELNEAFASQALGVLRQLGLPDDAAHVNPNGGAIALGHPLGMSGARLALAASNELHRRNGRYALCTMCIGVGQGIAMILERV, encoded by the coding sequence ATGCGTGATGCATTTATTTGTGATGGCGTACGAACCCCGGTGGGGCGTTACGGCGGCGCACTTTCCGCAGTTCGCGCTGACGATCTGGGGGCCGTTCCGCTGCGGGCGCTGCTGGCGCGTTATCCGCAGCTTGATCTGGAGCGGATTGATGATGTGATCCTCGGTTGCGCCAACCAGGCGGGGGAAGACAACCGCAACGTGGCGCGCATGTCGTCCCTGCTGGCAGGATTACCGCAGACGGTTTCCGGCACCACCATTAACCGCCTGTGCGGTTCGGGGCTGGACGCGATTGGCTTTGCAGCCCGCGCTATTAAAGCAGGCGATGGCGATCTGTTGCTGGCGGGCGGCGTGGAGTCCATGTCCCGCGCGCCGTTTGTGATGGGGAAAGCCACCGCCGCGTTTCAGCGTCAGGCAGAGATCTTTGATACCACCATCGGCTGGCGTTTTGTGAATCCGCTCATGCATCAGCACTTCGGAACTGACAGTATGCCGGAAACGGCAGAGAATGTAGCTGAATTGTTAAATATCAGCCGTGCCGATCAGGACGCTTTTGCGCTACGCAGCCAGCAGAGAACCGCCAGGGCGCAGCAGAACGGTATTCTGGCGCAGGAGATTGTGCCGGTGCTGGTGCCGGGTAAAAAAGGCGCGGTAACGGAATGTAGCGTGGATGAACATCCACGGGCGGATACGACACTTGAACAGCTTGCCGGACTGAAAACACCGTTTCGTAAAAATGGGGTGGTTACGGCGGGGAATGCCTCTGGCGTGAACGACGGCGCAGCAGCGCTGATCGTCGCCAGTGAACAGATGGCGCTCGCGCAGGGATTAGTCCCGCGTACGCGTATTGTGGCGATGGCGACGGCAGGCGTGGAGCCGCGTCTGATGGGCTTAGGCCCGGTACCTGCCACCCGCAAAGTGCTGGAGCGAGCCGGACTCAGTATCAACGATATGGACGTCATCGAGCTTAACGAAGCTTTTGCTTCGCAGGCGCTGGGCGTGCTGCGTCAGTTAGGGTTACCCGATGATGCCGCTCACGTTAACCCGAACGGGGGCGCTATTGCGTTAGGCCACCCGCTGGGGATGAGCGGTGCCAGACTGGCGCTGGCCGCAAGCAATGAATTGCATCGACGCAACGGGCGCTATGCGCTGTGTACGATGTGCATCGGTGTGGGTCAGGGCATTGCCATGATCCTTGAGCGTGTTTGA
- the paaY gene encoding phenylacetic acid degradation protein PaaY has translation MPVYQIDGLTPVVPDESYVHPTAVLIGDVILGKGVYVGPNASLRGDFGRIVVKDGANIQDNCVMHGFPEQDTVVEEDGHIGHSAILHGCVIRRNALVGMNAVVMDGAVIGENSIVGAAAFVKAKAEMPAGYLIIGSPAKAIRELSEQELAWKKQGTREYQVLVERCKLTMHQVEPLREVEPGRKRLTFDENLRPKSAV, from the coding sequence ATGCCTGTTTATCAAATTGATGGTCTGACGCCGGTCGTACCTGACGAGAGCTATGTTCACCCGACGGCGGTACTCATTGGTGATGTGATCCTGGGGAAAGGTGTTTATGTCGGCCCGAACGCCAGCCTGCGCGGAGATTTTGGCCGTATCGTGGTGAAAGATGGCGCGAACATTCAGGATAACTGCGTGATGCATGGTTTCCCTGAGCAGGACACGGTGGTGGAAGAGGACGGCCATATCGGCCACAGCGCTATTCTGCATGGCTGTGTTATCCGCCGTAACGCACTGGTGGGAATGAACGCTGTGGTGATGGACGGCGCGGTGATTGGTGAAAACAGCATCGTCGGCGCGGCGGCATTTGTGAAGGCGAAAGCGGAAATGCCCGCAGGGTATTTGATTATTGGCAGCCCGGCCAAAGCGATTCGCGAGTTGAGCGAGCAGGAACTGGCGTGGAAAAAACAGGGTACAAGGGAATATCAGGTGCTGGTGGAGCGCTGCAAGCTGACCATGCACCAGGTGGAACCGCTGCGTGAAGTGGAGCCTGGGCGGAAACGGCTGACGTTTGATGAGAATTTAAGGCCGAAGTCGGCGGTGTGA
- the paaK gene encoding phenylacetate-CoA oxygenase/reductase subunit PaaK, with translation MTTFHSLTVAKVEPETRDAVTITFAVPQELQDAYRFRPGQHLTLKTKLGGDELRRCYSICRSSAPGEISVAVKAIEGGRFSRYARDQIKQGMALEVMVPQGQFGYQPQAEREGHYLAIAAGSGITPMLAILSATLATEPNSHFTLIYGNRSSQSMMFRQALADLKDKYPQRLQLVSIFSQERLDSDLLHGRIDGEKLQALAKTLINFRQYDEAFICGPSAMMDEAESTLKALGMPEKAIHLERFNTPGSAAKRTVSVQAEGQKVTVRQDGRDREITLTADDESILDAALRQGADLPYACKGGVCATCKCKVLRGKVDMVTNYSLEPDELAAGYVLSCQSLPLTADVIVDFDAKGMA, from the coding sequence ATGACAACGTTTCATTCATTAACAGTGGCAAAAGTGGAACCCGAAACCCGTGATGCGGTAACGATCACCTTCGCGGTGCCGCAGGAATTACAGGACGCGTACCGCTTCCGTCCGGGGCAGCACCTGACCCTGAAAACGAAACTGGGCGGGGATGAACTGCGCCGCTGTTACTCCATTTGCCGGAGTAGCGCACCGGGTGAGATCAGCGTGGCGGTCAAAGCCATCGAGGGCGGACGATTCTCCCGCTATGCCCGGGATCAGATTAAACAGGGTATGGCGCTGGAGGTGATGGTTCCTCAGGGCCAGTTTGGCTACCAGCCGCAGGCGGAACGTGAAGGACACTATCTGGCGATTGCCGCAGGCTCCGGGATCACCCCGATGCTGGCGATTTTATCCGCAACGCTTGCCACCGAACCGAACAGTCATTTCACCCTGATTTACGGCAACCGCAGCAGCCAGAGCATGATGTTCCGCCAGGCGCTGGCGGACCTGAAAGACAAATACCCGCAGCGGCTGCAGCTGGTCTCCATCTTCAGCCAGGAGCGTCTGGATAGCGATCTTCTCCATGGTCGTATTGACGGGGAAAAACTGCAGGCACTGGCGAAAACGCTGATCAACTTCCGCCAGTACGACGAAGCGTTTATCTGCGGTCCGTCGGCGATGATGGATGAGGCTGAAAGCACATTAAAAGCGCTGGGGATGCCGGAAAAAGCCATCCATCTGGAACGTTTTAATACGCCAGGCTCAGCGGCTAAACGCACGGTTAGCGTGCAGGCTGAGGGGCAGAAAGTCACCGTTCGTCAGGACGGCCGTGACCGTGAAATCACCCTGACGGCGGACGATGAAAGTATTCTTGATGCCGCACTGCGCCAGGGGGCGGATCTGCCGTATGCCTGTAAAGGCGGCGTGTGCGCCACCTGTAAATGTAAAGTGCTGCGCGGCAAAGTGGACATGGTGACCAACTATAGCCTGGAGCCGGACGAACTGGCCGCCGGGTATGTGCTGAGCTGTCAGTCGCTGCCGTTAACCGCTGACGTGATCGTCGATTTCGACGCGAAGGGGATGGCATGA
- the paaG gene encoding 2-(1,2-epoxy-1,2-dihydrophenyl)acetyl-CoA isomerase PaaG yields MVEFILSNVEQGVMTITLNRPERLNSFNDVMHQQLSECLKQAERDDTIRCLLITGAGRGFCAGQDLNDRNVDPNGPAPDLGMSVETFYNPLVRRLAKLPKPVICAVNGVAAGAGATLALGCDMVIAARSANFVMAFSKLGLVPDCGGTWLLPRVAGRARAMGLALLGDKLSAEQAQAWGMIWQVVDDEQLSATAQQMALHFASQPTFGLGLIKQAINAAETNTLDAQLDLERDYQRLAGRSDDYREGVSAFLAKRAPNFTGK; encoded by the coding sequence ATTGTGGAATTTATCCTGAGTAACGTAGAGCAAGGCGTAATGACCATTACGCTGAATCGCCCGGAGCGTCTGAACAGCTTTAACGACGTGATGCATCAGCAGCTTTCGGAGTGCCTGAAACAGGCCGAGCGTGATGACACCATCCGCTGTCTGCTGATCACCGGGGCAGGACGCGGTTTCTGTGCCGGTCAGGATCTGAATGACCGCAATGTTGACCCCAACGGCCCGGCGCCGGATCTGGGCATGTCCGTGGAGACGTTTTACAACCCGCTGGTGCGCCGCCTGGCAAAACTGCCGAAGCCGGTCATCTGCGCGGTCAACGGCGTGGCGGCCGGTGCCGGGGCTACGCTGGCGCTCGGATGCGACATGGTCATTGCGGCGCGTTCCGCCAACTTTGTCATGGCCTTCAGCAAGCTTGGGTTAGTCCCGGACTGCGGCGGCACCTGGCTGCTGCCGCGCGTTGCCGGACGCGCTCGCGCTATGGGGCTGGCGCTGCTGGGGGACAAACTCAGCGCCGAACAAGCGCAGGCCTGGGGGATGATCTGGCAGGTGGTGGACGACGAGCAGCTTTCCGCCACGGCACAGCAGATGGCGCTGCATTTTGCCTCACAGCCGACGTTTGGTCTGGGGTTGATCAAGCAGGCCATCAACGCGGCAGAAACCAACACCCTGGATGCACAACTCGATCTCGAGCGCGACTATCAACGCCTGGCCGGGCGCAGCGACGACTACCGCGAGGGCGTCAGCGCCTTCCTGGCAAAGCGCGCGCCGAACTTTACGGGGAAATAA
- the paaJ gene encoding phenylacetate-CoA oxygenase subunit PaaJ codes for MQRFAEIAPAEIPQIWSLLSQIPDPEVPVLTITDLGMVRSVAPQGEGWVIGFTPTYSGCPATEHLLGAIRETMTAHGFTPVHIVLQLEPAWTTDWMTADARERLREYGISPPVGHSCHAHAPAEVTCPRCASTDTSLISEFGSTACKALYRCNTCREPFDYFKCI; via the coding sequence ATGCAGCGTTTTGCTGAGATTGCACCGGCGGAGATCCCGCAGATCTGGTCGCTGTTAAGCCAGATCCCGGACCCGGAAGTGCCCGTGTTAACCATCACCGATCTGGGCATGGTGCGCAGCGTCGCACCGCAAGGTGAAGGCTGGGTCATTGGCTTCACGCCAACCTACTCAGGTTGCCCGGCGACGGAACACCTGCTGGGTGCTATCCGCGAAACGATGACCGCACACGGGTTTACGCCGGTTCATATTGTGCTCCAGCTTGAACCCGCCTGGACCACCGACTGGATGACCGCCGATGCCCGCGAGCGTCTGCGTGAATATGGCATCAGCCCGCCGGTCGGCCACAGCTGCCATGCCCATGCGCCCGCTGAGGTGACGTGTCCGCGCTGTGCGAGCACCGATACCTCGCTTATCAGTGAATTTGGTTCAACGGCCTGCAAAGCGCTCTATCGCTGCAACACCTGCCGTGAGCCTTTCGATTATTTCAAATGTATTTGA
- a CDS encoding DUF2569 domain-containing protein, whose amino-acid sequence MTNSAFQWTCIKCDKEIPQHLEYCSECEEKRYRKIGGLLYLPFINMLFIAYAYFNSMAVTLSAGMETVGRLPLSQTTYLFVASGINLVFLLFIIYIVSLFLRKKKELPLAYCALLVSGIALMLIDRVATSYIFPQISLNMAQIMPIIMHVIYACIWIPYFRTSVRVKKTFIW is encoded by the coding sequence ATGACCAATTCAGCGTTTCAGTGGACGTGCATTAAATGTGATAAAGAGATCCCACAGCATCTTGAATATTGTTCTGAGTGCGAAGAAAAACGATATCGCAAAATAGGTGGTTTGTTATATCTGCCATTTATCAATATGCTGTTTATCGCTTACGCCTACTTTAACTCTATGGCAGTAACGTTAAGTGCCGGGATGGAAACGGTAGGTCGTCTTCCGCTCTCCCAGACGACCTATCTCTTTGTTGCTAGTGGGATTAACTTAGTTTTCCTGCTCTTTATCATCTATATTGTTTCTCTGTTTTTGCGGAAAAAGAAAGAGTTACCTCTGGCTTATTGTGCTTTGCTTGTTTCGGGTATCGCTCTGATGCTAATTGACAGGGTCGCCACTTCTTACATCTTTCCGCAGATCTCCCTGAATATGGCTCAGATAATGCCTATTATTATGCATGTGATATACGCTTGTATCTGGATCCCGTACTTCCGTACCTCCGTTCGGGTTAAAAAGACGTTCATTTGGTAG
- the paaC gene encoding 3-hydroxyacyl-CoA dehydrogenase PaaC, whose amino-acid sequence MLNIRTVAVIGSGTMGAGIAEVAASHGHHVLIYDISADAISRAIDGIRQRLASRVTRGKLSADAGSQILARLLPVTDIEALSAADLVIEAASERLEVKKALFAQLAAICPAQTVLTSNTSSISVTAIAADVHHPERVAGLHFFNPAPVMKLVEVVSGLATSPEVADALCELALNWGKQPVRCQSTPGFIVNRVARPFYSEAWRALEEQVAAPEVIDAALREGGGFPMGPLELTDLIGQDVNFAVTCSVFNAFWQERRFLPSLVQQELVLAGRLGKKSGKGVYDWQGDKPDVQWVEPVDDSYRPMRIEKKSDGVTEIDDVYLMETQGETAQALALRLNCPVVMVDRIERDVAVIAAAASNPQTATLKAIWYLQQQGKRVVQIADYPGMLVWRTLAMIANEALDALQKGVASEKDIDTAMRLGVNYPSGPIAWGERLGWQRLLTLLENLQRHYGEERYRPCSLLRQRALLESSYES is encoded by the coding sequence ATGTTGAACATACGCACTGTCGCCGTGATTGGCAGCGGCACGATGGGCGCCGGAATTGCCGAAGTCGCGGCCAGCCATGGTCATCACGTCCTGATATACGACATCTCCGCAGATGCGATCTCGCGCGCCATTGACGGCATTCGCCAGCGTCTGGCTTCCCGGGTGACGCGGGGAAAACTCTCCGCAGATGCCGGTAGCCAAATCCTGGCCAGACTGCTGCCAGTGACCGATATCGAGGCACTCTCGGCGGCAGATCTGGTGATTGAAGCGGCCTCTGAGCGTCTGGAGGTGAAAAAGGCGCTGTTTGCACAGCTGGCCGCGATCTGCCCGGCTCAGACGGTGCTGACCAGTAACACCTCGTCTATTTCAGTTACCGCGATTGCGGCCGACGTGCACCACCCGGAGCGCGTGGCGGGACTGCATTTCTTTAACCCGGCACCGGTAATGAAGCTGGTGGAAGTGGTCAGCGGGCTGGCGACCTCTCCGGAAGTGGCCGATGCGCTGTGCGAGCTGGCGCTCAACTGGGGGAAACAACCCGTTCGCTGCCAGTCAACGCCGGGGTTCATCGTGAACCGTGTTGCACGTCCGTTCTACTCTGAAGCCTGGCGCGCACTGGAAGAACAGGTGGCCGCACCGGAAGTGATTGACGCCGCACTGCGCGAAGGCGGCGGTTTCCCGATGGGACCACTGGAACTCACAGACTTGATTGGTCAGGACGTTAACTTTGCCGTGACCTGTTCGGTGTTTAACGCCTTCTGGCAGGAACGCCGTTTTCTGCCTTCGCTGGTCCAGCAGGAGCTGGTGCTGGCGGGGCGACTCGGTAAAAAAAGCGGAAAGGGCGTTTACGACTGGCAAGGGGATAAACCCGACGTGCAGTGGGTTGAGCCCGTGGATGACAGTTATCGTCCGATGCGCATCGAAAAGAAAAGTGACGGCGTCACTGAAATTGACGATGTGTATCTGATGGAAACGCAGGGTGAAACCGCTCAGGCGCTGGCGTTGCGCCTTAACTGCCCGGTGGTGATGGTTGACCGTATTGAACGCGATGTGGCGGTGATTGCGGCGGCAGCCAGCAACCCGCAGACCGCGACGTTAAAAGCCATCTGGTACCTGCAACAGCAGGGCAAACGGGTCGTACAAATTGCCGATTATCCGGGCATGCTGGTCTGGCGCACGCTGGCGATGATTGCCAACGAAGCGCTGGATGCCCTGCAAAAAGGGGTGGCCAGCGAGAAGGATATTGATACCGCCATGCGCCTCGGCGTGAACTACCCGAGCGGTCCGATTGCCTGGGGGGAGCGTCTGGGCTGGCAACGTCTGCTGACGCTGCTGGAGAACCTGCAACGTCATTACGGTGAAGAACGTTATCGTCCCTGTTCACTGCTGCGCCAGCGTGCGCTTCTGGAGAGTAGCTATGAGTCCTAA
- the paaX gene encoding phenylacetic acid degradation operon negative regulatory protein PaaX yields MNHMKLDAFIQHAVSSVPVSGTSLISSLYGDALSHRGGEIWLGSLAALLEGMGFGERFVRTALFRLNKEGWLDVSRIGRRSFYRLSDKGLRLTRRAENKIYRAELPAWDGKWLLLLSEGLDKTTLADVKKQLIWQGFGTLAPSLMASPSQHLADVQSLLHDAGVAENVIFFEAHSPLALSRAALRSRVEECWQLTEQNTMYETFISSFRPLLPLLKEATPEELTPERCFQIQLLLIHFYRRVVLKDPLLPEELLPAHWAGQSARQLCINIYQRVAPGALAFVSEKGETSVGELPVPGTLYYQRFGGLTST; encoded by the coding sequence ATGAATCACATGAAACTCGACGCCTTCATCCAGCACGCAGTCAGCTCCGTTCCGGTCAGCGGGACATCCCTTATCTCTTCATTATACGGTGACGCGCTTTCCCATCGCGGGGGCGAGATTTGGCTCGGAAGCCTGGCGGCATTACTGGAGGGTATGGGGTTCGGCGAACGGTTCGTGCGAACTGCGTTGTTCCGCCTTAACAAAGAGGGCTGGCTTGACGTCTCGCGCATTGGACGCCGCAGCTTTTATCGCCTGAGCGACAAAGGGCTACGCTTAACCCGCCGCGCGGAGAATAAGATCTATCGCGCGGAGTTGCCCGCCTGGGACGGAAAATGGTTATTGCTGCTCTCTGAAGGGCTGGACAAAACCACGCTTGCTGACGTCAAAAAACAGCTGATCTGGCAGGGATTTGGCACGCTGGCGCCGAGCCTGATGGCCTCGCCATCGCAGCATCTGGCGGATGTGCAGTCCCTGCTTCATGATGCTGGCGTGGCGGAAAACGTCATCTTCTTTGAAGCTCACTCGCCGCTGGCTTTATCCCGCGCTGCGCTGCGTTCGCGGGTGGAAGAGTGCTGGCAACTGACCGAACAAAACACGATGTACGAAACGTTTATTAGCTCGTTCCGACCGCTGCTGCCGCTGCTGAAAGAGGCGACACCAGAGGAGCTGACGCCAGAGCGTTGTTTCCAGATCCAGCTGTTGCTTATCCATTTTTATCGTCGTGTGGTGCTGAAAGACCCATTGCTGCCGGAAGAGCTACTGCCAGCGCACTGGGCCGGGCAAAGCGCCCGGCAGCTCTGCATCAATATTTATCAGCGTGTGGCACCGGGGGCGCTGGCGTTTGTCAGTGAGAAAGGCGAAACCTCCGTCGGTGAACTGCCCGTGCCTGGCACGCTCTACTATCAACGCTTTGGTGGTCTTACGAGCACATAA